From Arachis stenosperma cultivar V10309 chromosome 2, arast.V10309.gnm1.PFL2, whole genome shotgun sequence, one genomic window encodes:
- the LOC130960839 gene encoding heat stress transcription factor A-3 → MKKPNEEPKGKAPAPDSPSDIEQLGMSTTGFSPLEFSSQPFSSAFDDSFDIIDDTSFMEFESFSTAMNHPPPQPPSTTTTITTTTGAVGPLPQPLECLHGNPVPPFLSKTFDLVDDPSLDPIISWGSTGASFVVWDPMEFSRLVLPRNFKHNNFSSFVRQLNTYGFRKIDTDKWEFFNEAFQRGKKHLLKNIQRRRSTQSQQVGSYIGTSTDAGRPGLEVEIELLRKERSMLMQEVVDLQQQQRRTVHHAGEVNQRLESAEQRQKQMVSFLAKLFQNPAFLARLRDKKEQRQIESPKARRKFIKHQHEAGNSETPKGQVVRYQPDWKNRTVSSETPELNPVSFEQSPQYLSQDLAREISVGAENLTSQLDKIMSDELGALHEAMPTLGIVGEGSSSYGLEDPLSKGKNAFNPSQDVLSEYFVSFPDDLSREREFPVFSPVGTEGIIKQEDAWDPAFNASVAASSCGNELWGNPVNHVVPEFGGTSGVSDIWDIGSGSLGIDKWPADESPMDKKESQGGQPEDDRP, encoded by the exons ATGAAAAAACCAAACGAGGAACCAAAGGGTAAAGCTCCAGCACCTGATTCTCCTTCTGATATTGAGCAGCTGGGGATGTCCACAACAGGGTTCTCTCCTTTGGAGTTTAGTTCTCAACCATTCTCATCAGCTTTTGATGACTCTTTTGACATTATTGATGATACCTCTTTCATGGAGTTTGAATCATTCTCAACAGCTATGAACCATCCACCACCACAACCACCATCTACAACTACAACAATAACCACCACCACTGGGGCTGTTGGGCCATTGCCTCAGCCATTGGAGTGCTTGCACGGGAATCCTGTTCCACCCTTTTTGTCTAAAACCTTCGACCTTGTGGATGACCCTTCTTTGGATCCTATCATCTCATGGGGCTCCACTGGTGCTAGCTTCGTTGTGTGGGACCCTATGGAGTTTTCAAGGCTCGTGTTGCCTCGGAATTTCAAGCACAACAATTTCTCCAGTTTTGTTCGCCAGCTGAATACTTAC GGATTCCGCAAGATTGACACTGACAAGTGGGAGTTTTTCAATGAAGCTTTCCAGCGAGGGAAGAAACATTTACTGAAGAACATCCAACGGCGCAGGTCAACTCAATCGCAGCAAGTTGGTAGCTACATTGGAACTTCTACTGATGCTGGGAGACCTGGACTCGAGGTTGAAATAGAGCTACTGAGGAAGGAGAGAAGTATGTTAATGCAAGAGGTGGTTGATTTGCAGCAACAACAGCGAAGAACGGTTCACCATGCTGGAGAAGTGAATCAGAGACTAGAATCTGCAGAGCAAAGGCAGAAACAAATGGTttccttcttggccaagttatTTCAAAATCCGGCCTTCTTGGCTCGCCTTAGGGATAAGAAGGAACAAAGACAGATAGAATCTCCAAAAGCAAGAAGGAAGTTTATCAAGCATCAACACGAAGCAGGAAATTCCGAAACTCCCAAAGGTCAGGTAGTGAGATACCAACCTGATTGGAAAAATAGAACAGTCTCTTCTGAAACTCCGGAACTAAATCCAGTTTCCTTTGAACAGTCTCCTCAATATCTCTCACAGGACTTGGCAAGAGAAATTTCTGTTGGTGCAGAAAATCTGACTTCACAGTTGGACAAAATCATGTCAGATGAATTGGGTGCGTTGCATGAGGCCATGCCAACTCTAGGAATTGTTGGAGAAGGATCATCAAGCTATGGACTTGAAGATCCTCTTTCCAAAGGGAAAAATGCCTTCAACCCAAGTCAAGATGTTCTTTCAGAATACTTTGTTTCCTTCCCGGACGATTTGTCAAGGGAAAGAGAGTTTCCTGTGTTTTCCCCTGTTGGAACTGAAGGCATTATCAAACAAGAAGATGCATGGGACCCTGCCTTCAATGCTAGTGTTGCTGCTTCAAGTTGTGGGAATGAGCTGTGGGGTAATCCTGTCAACCATGTCGTACCGGAATTCGGAGGCACTAGTGGCGTGTCCGACATATGGGATATCGGCTCAGGAAGTTTAGGAATTGATAAGTGGCCAGCTGATGAATCTCCAATGGATAAAAAGGAGAGTCAAGGTGGCCAGCCAGAAGATGATAGACCTTAA
- the LOC130960932 gene encoding serine/threonine-protein kinase CTR1, giving the protein MEMPARRSNYSLLTQVPDDHFSGSGGGGAGGGSTAPSSSGDGKNSRGGKFENRGGFDWDLVGDQRATNRIGNVHSSIGLQRQSSGSSYGESSLSGGGGDFYAPTLSTAAASDVDGFGYYHEDGFRVGELRTRLPEASGRSAGGGGGGGSSSGKSWAQQTEESYQLQLALALRLSSDATCADDPNFLDPAPDESGMRSSSSAEAVSHRFWVNGCLSYSEKVPDGFYLIYGMDSYVWTVCTDLQENGRIPSVDTLKSVDPGSDSSLEVVLVDRRSDPSLKELLNRVHSISLSSITPTEVVDQLSKLVCSRMGGSASVGEDDFFSIWKDCSNDLKDCLGSVVVPIGSLSVGLCRHRAILFKVLADAIDLPCRIAKGCKYCKRDDASSCLVRFGLEREYLVDFIGRPGYLCEPDSLLNGPSSISFSSPLRFPRHKPAEPTIDFRSLAQQYFSDCQSLELVFENSSAEQFDGKCKDRNNPRPNSNDSSISSHLPVHPHVLHPSTSDQGSEAFQSCSPQNILDSSKDPLPVKLKRPVGIQPPLPPREFSLDMEDLDIPWSDLVLKERIGSGSFGTVHRAEWNGSDVAVKILMEQDFHAERFKEFLREVAIMKRLRHPNIVLFMGAVTQPPNLSIVTEYLSRGSLYRLLHRPGAKEVLDERRRLSMAYDVAKGMNYLHKRNPPIVHRDLKSPNLLVDKKYTVKVCDFGLSRLKANTFLSSKSAAGTPEWMAPEVLRDEPSNEKSDVYSFGVILWELATLQQPWGNLNPAQVVAAVGFKRKRLEIPHDLNPHVAALIEACWADEPWKRPSFSSIMDSLRPLIKAPSSQPGHPNMPLLT; this is encoded by the exons ATGGAAATGCCCGCACGAAGATCCAACTACTCGTTACTAACCCAAGTTCCTGACGACCACTTCTCCGGAAGCGGAGGCGGCGGGGCAGGTGGCGGAAGCACAGCGCCGTCGTCCTCCGGCGACGGTAAAAACAGCAGAGGAGGGAAGTTTGAGAACAGAGGAGGCTTCGATTGGGACCTCGTCGGCGATCAGAGGGCGACCAACCGGATCGGTAACGTTCACTCCTCGATCGGGCTGCAGAGGCAGTCAAGCGGGAGTAGCTACGGCGAGAGCTCGCTCTCCGGCGGCGGCGGTGACTTCTATGCTCCGACGCTGTCGACGGCGGCGGCGAGCGACGTAGACGGTTTTGGATACTACCACGAAGATGGTTTTAGGGTTGGTGAGCTGAGAACGAGGTTGCCGGAGGCTTCAGGAAGGAGTGCCGGCGGCGGGGGTGGCGGCGGAAGTTCGTCTGGGAAAAGCTGGGCGCAGCAGACGGAGGAGAGCTACCAGCTGCAGCTAGCCCTGGCGCTCCGGCTCTCTTCCGACGCCACGTGCGCTGACGATCCGAATTTCCTTGATCCGGCGCCGGATGAATCGGGGATGAGGTCTTCGAGCTCCGCCGAGGCGGTGTCGCATAGATTCTGG GTGAATGGTTGCCTGTCATACTCCGAAAAGGTTCCTGATGGCTTTTACCTAATTTATGGGATGGATTCCTATGTATGGACAGTGTGCACTGATCTGCAAGAAAATGGCCGAATTCCATCAGTTGATACACTTAAGTCTGTGGACCCTGGCAGTGATTCTTCACTTGAAGTAGTTTTGGTGGATCGGCGTAGTGACCCTAGTTTAAAAGAACTGCTAAACAGAGTACATAGTATTTCTCTTAGCAGCATAACACCCACCGAGGTTGTCGATCAACTTTCCAAGCTGGTTTGCAGTCGTATGGG GGGTTCAGCTTCTGTTGGGGAGGATGACTTCTTTTCCATCTGGAAAGATTGCAGTAATGATCTGAAGGATTGCTTAGGCTCTGTCGTTGTTCCCATAGGTAGTCTATCTGTTGGCCTCTGCAGGCATCGTGCTATATTATTCAAA GTACTAGCCGATGCCATTGACTTACCCTGCCGAATTGCAAAGGGCTGTAAATATTGCAAACGGGATGATGCTTCATCTTGTCTTGTCCGATTTGGGCTTGAGAG GGAGTATCTTGTTGATTTTATTGGGAGGCCAGGATACCTCTGCGAGCCTGATTCCTTGCTCAAtggtccatcttccatctcatttTCTTCACCGTTGCGCTTTCCCAGACATAAACCAGCTGAACCTACCATTGATTTCAGGTCACTGGCCCAACAGTATTTCTCTGACTGTCAATCCCTTGAGCTTGTTTTTGAAAACAGTTCTGCAG AACAGTTCGATGGAAAGTGCAAGGACAGGAATAACCCTAGGCCTAATTCAAATGATAGCAGCATAAGTTCTCACCTACCTGTACATCCACATGTTTTGCATCCAAGCACAAGTGATCAAGGTTCTGAAGCATTCCAATCTTGTAGCCCGCAGAATATTTTAGACAGTAGCAAGGATCCACTGCCTGTAAAACTTAAGCGTCCAGTTGGTATACAACCCCCATTACCTCCACGGGAGTTTTCACTTGACATGGAGGATTTGGACATACCGTGGAGTGATCTTGTTTTAAAAGAGAGAATTGGATCAG GTTCTTTTGGGACTGTACATCGTGCTGAGTGGAATGGCTCA GATGTTGCTGTTAAGATTTTGATGGAACAAGATTTTCATGCTGAACGTTTCAAGGAATTCCTGAGGGAG GTTGCAATAATGAAACGATTGCGGCATCCAAATATTGTTTTATTTATGGGCGCGGTCACTCAGCCTCCTAATTTATCTATTGTCACAGAATATTTATCCAG GGGTAGCTTATATAGGCTCTTGCACAGACCTGGtgccaaagaggtgctggatgAGAGGCGTAGGCTTAGTATGGCTTATGATGTG GCAAAGGGAATGAACTATCTTCATAAACGTAATCCCCCAATTGTTCATAGAGATCTGAAGTCTCCAAACCTTCTTGTTGACAAGAAATACACAGTGAAG GTTTGTGATTTTGGGCTCTCTCGATTAAAGGCCAATACATTTCTCTCATCCAAGTCAGCTGCTGGAACT CCTGAGTGGATGGCTCCAGAAGTTCTTCGTGACGAGCCATCAAATGAGAAGTCAGATGTGTACAGCTTTGGCGTAATCTTGTGGGAGCTTGCAACCCTACAACAGCCATGGGGTAATTTGAATCCAGCACAG GTTGTAGCAGCTGTTGGCTTTAAGAGGAAAAGGCTCGAGATTCCACATGATTTGAATCCCCACGTAGCTGCACTAATCGAGGCTTGTTGGGCTGA TGAGCCCTGGAAACGCCCTTCTTTCTCAAGTATTATGGATTCTTTGAGGCCATTGATCAAAGCCCCTTCATCTCAACCTGGTCATCCAAACATGCCACTACTTACATAA